The sequence below is a genomic window from Wenzhouxiangella sp. XN24.
GCCGCTCCCGAAGTGCACGCCGTGATCACCACCGGCGGCACCGGCGTCACGGGGCGCGACGGCACGCCGGAAGCCGTGGCGCCGCTGCTCGACAAGGTGCTCGACGGCTTCGGCGAGATCTTCCGCATGATCTCCTGGCAGCAGATCAAGACTTCCACCATCCAGTCGCGCGCCGTCGCAGGGGTCGCCAACGGCACCTACATCTTCTGCCTGCCCGGCTCTTCCGGCGCCTGCGCCACCGGCTGGGACGAGATCATCGCGGCGCAGCTCGACCGGCGCACGCGGCCGTGCAACCTGGTGGAGCTGATGCCGAGGCTGCTGGAGACGTGAGGCGCGACGACGGGCGGGCGCTGGTGGTCGGCACCCAGAAAGGCCTGTTCATCGCGACACCCTCGGCCGAGGGATGGCAGCTCGATGGACCGCACATCGCCGGCTACGAGATCATCCACACCTGTGCGCCACCCGATGAACCGGGCGTGCTCTACGCGGCGGCGAGCCACAAGGTCTGGGGATCGCACATCTATCGCAGCGAAGACGGGGGCCGTAACTGGACCTCCCTGCCGAGCGCGCCACAGCATCCGCCCGGCGTGCATCGCACTGCGCTGAAAGCCATCTGGTACCTGGCCGCAGCACCGGGCGGCCGGCTCTATGCCGGGATCGATCCGGCAGGGCTGTTCCTGAGCGACGATCGGGCCGCCAGCTGGCAGGCGGTGACGGGGCTCAACGCGCATCCGACACGAGACAGCTGGGAGCCGGCACGCGGCGGGTTCTCGCTGCATTCCATCTACATCGACCCGATGAATCCCGCCCGGCTGTGGGCCGCGATCTCTGCGGGAGGCGTGTATCGCAGCGAAGACGGCGGGAGGCGCTGGACGCCGGCCAATCACGGCGTCCGGGCGGAAAACCTGCCCACACCGTACCCGGAAAGCGGCCACAACGTGCATCGCCTGGTCATGCACCCGGCCCGGCCGGACCGACTCTACCGCCAGTGCTACCACGGCACGTGGCGCAGCGACGACGGGGGGCGCAGCTGGATCGAGATCACGGCCGGCCTGCCGGGCAACTTCGGCTACGCCATCGCGGTCGATCCGCGCGACCCGGACACGGTGTTCCAGGTGCCCGAGTCGGACTCGCACATGCGCGCCGTGGTGGACGGGCGGCTCCGCGTGTATTGCAGCCGTGACGCCGGCGCCACCTGGCG
It includes:
- the moaB gene encoding molybdenum cofactor biosynthesis protein B, producing MSKPEFVSLNIAVLTVSDSRGEDEDKSGKLLVERLTKAGHRCAEKRIVRDDVYAIRAVVSAWIAAPEVHAVITTGGTGVTGRDGTPEAVAPLLDKVLDGFGEIFRMISWQQIKTSTIQSRAVAGVANGTYIFCLPGSSGACATGWDEIIAAQLDRRTRPCNLVELMPRLLET